In Pithys albifrons albifrons isolate INPA30051 chromosome 6, PitAlb_v1, whole genome shotgun sequence, a single genomic region encodes these proteins:
- the LOC139673589 gene encoding potassium channel, subfamily K, member 16-like, with protein MCSGKLQTGLLVAGYFVYLLVGAAVFQALERTAEKQEKMAAAQMKEAFLQTFTQLTVAEMEQFMKNLTEAIQNGVYPVGNESQLEESNWDFSNSFFFAGTVVSTIGYGTLHPKTAGGQIFCVFFALFGIPLNIVFLHHVGKMLSLLCQKLGKFLYEKGMRKKKIKFLTLLFFLATGILVFLCLPSVFFQITEGWSYSEGIYFAFITLSTIGFGDYVVGKQSDRKYFSYYRVLVAIWILFGLAWIALLFNLLTTVLEDTEKIIVKDLQQIGKVSKDNVASQQRRCWPVQFIPEEEQLPPRAGGDAQKMESLTADSEHTKNEKNQFSNSKTLVTTCEN; from the exons ATGTGCAGTGGCAAGCTGCAGACAGGGTTGCTGGTGGCCGGCTACTTTGTCTACCTGCTGGTGGGTGCTGCCGTGTTCCAGGCTCTGGAGAGGACTGCAGAGAAGCAGGAGAAAATGGCAGCTGCCCAGATGAAGGAGGCTTTTCTGCAGACCTTCACACAACTCACAGTGGCTGAGATGGAGCAGTTTATGAAG AACCTGACTGAAGCCATTCAAAATGGAGTATACCCTGTTGGAAATGAATCACAGTTGGAAGAGAGCAACTGGGATTTCAGTAACTCCTTCTTCTTTGCAGGCACAGTTGTCTCCACAATAG GCTATGGCACACTACATCCCAAAACTGCTGGGGGACAGatcttctgtgtgttttttgcTCTGTTTGGAATCCCTCTCAACATTGTTTTTCTGCACCATGTCGGTAAgatgctgtcactgctgtgtcaAAAGCTGGGGAAATTCCTGTATGAGAAAGGAATGAGAAAG aagaagATCAAATTTCTGACCCTTTTGTTCTTCCTGGCAACGGGGATCCTAGTTTTTCTGTGCTTGCCATCAGTCTTCTTCCAGATAACAGAGGGCTGGTCCTACAGCGAAGGAATTTACTTTGCATTTATCACCCTCAGCACCATTGGCTTTGGAGATTATGTAGTAG GCAAACAGTCTGACAGGAAATACTTTTCCTACTATCGAGTGCTGGTGGCCATTTGGATTCTTTTTGGCCTTGCCTGGATTGCTCTGCTCTTTAATTTATTGACAACAGTACTAgaagatactgaaaaaataattgtcaAGGATCTCCAGCAAATTGGAAAGGTGAGTAAGGACAATGTAGCAAGCCAGCAAAGAAGATGCTGGCCAGTTCAGTTTATTCCAGAAGAAGAACAACTACCACCACGTGCTGGAGGGGATGCACAGAAAATGGAGTCATTAACAGCAGATTctgaacacacaaaaaatgaaaaaaatcagttttctaaTAGCAAAACTCTTGTCACAACATGTGAGAACTGA
- the LOC139673057 gene encoding inositol 1,4,5-trisphosphate receptor-interacting protein-like 1 has product MAARIFLFLLLQSLIQYPQMAGDGLDEDTRVQMEQSWSRAPPERSVSAWGALPWAALQHWHLWALAGVLVLLLGLCFHCRRQSHEVDNNGEEEEDNDDRSEGENNVLIVQEDNRDDGNEVGNVDANEEEAGNDIANAESDNDDGNEVEEDNYDEIDMERILEGYTQWPTEDLERGCQMTTDLIHNFIVVFHSILSDNLYPVPQEAIGVGSTFEGWSPCEEDTVYCVLVPLIPPPGHTFHLELETSRHIPGRNFRIRVEQMCTCTGQQQGENVRCLIHPSENEQRENEEPSFLNTFCTGSYLDVEKIARWFYQLVRASWGALPDSHNWQLVQVPSSRSCKLELIRGRECLSVEILFGVQQGDSDIFVSSQHTEALFTPSTMWPETCSVAEVKFFRHITSQAPRDSWHLKCLQFLARALMGTGFSTYTLKTIVMHLLNTVPVSRWSSRQFLHRLADTMQDLLCSVLEKHLDHFIVGNQHLPEVIRLPLNIQNTDPPNLFHHLARDPVAYNRVVSNYGKLADCIERILLFGR; this is encoded by the exons ATGGCTGCTAGAATATTCCTTTTCTTGCTCCTGCAAAGCCTCATCCAGTACCCGCAGATGGCGGGTGATGGGCTGGATGAGGACACTCGTGTTCAGATGGAGCA gagctggagcagggccccCCCGGAGCGCAGTGTCAGCGCCTGgggagccctgccctgggctgccctgcagcactggcaCTTGTGGGCACTTGCCGGAGTCCTGGTGCTGCTCTTGGGGCTGTGCTTTCACtgcaggagacaaagccatgaGGTAGACAACAAtggtgaggaggaagaagacaaTGATGACAGaagtgaaggagaaaacaatgtTCTGATCGTGCAGGAAGACAACCGTGATGATGGTAATGAAGTTGGCAATGTAGATGCAAATGAAGAAGAGGCCGGCAATGATATTGCCAATGCAGAGAGTGACAATGATGATGGAAATGAAGTAGAAGAAGACAATTATGATGAAATTGACATGGAAAGGATTTTAGAGGGGTACACACAGTGGCCTACTGAGGACCTGGAGAGAGGTTGTCAGATGACAACTGACTTGATTCACAACTTCATAGTAGTCTTTCATTCCATCTTGTCAGACAATCTCTACCCAGTACCACAAGAAGCCATCGGAGTGGGCAGCACCTTTGAAGGTTGGAGTCCCTGTGAGGAAGACACTGTGTACTGTGTGCTTGTACCCCTGATTCCTCCCCCAGGTCACACCTTCCACCTGGAGCTGGAAACTTCACGGCACATACCCGGGAGGAACTTTCGCATCCGTGTGGAGCAGATGTGCacctgcacagggcagcagcagggtgagAATGTGCGGTGCTTAATACATCCCTCCGAGAATGAGCAGAGGGAGAATGAAGAGCCCAGCTTCCTAAACACCTTCTGCACTGGATCCTACCTAGATGTGGAGAAAATTGCCCGCTGGTTCTACCAGTTGGTGAGAGCATCCTGGGGGGCTTTGCCTGATTCACACAATTGGCAATTAGTGCAGGTGCCTTCCAGCCGTTCTTGCAAATTAGAGCTGATTAGAGGCAGGGAGTGCCTCAGCGTTGAGATACTGTTTGGGGTGCAGCAAGGTGACTCAGACATCTTTGTGAGCAGCCAGCATACAGAGGCCCTCTTCACCCCAAGCACAATGTGGCCTGAGACCTGCTCTGTGGCAGAGGTGAAGTTCTTCAGGCACATCACCAGTCAGGCCCCACGTGACAGCTGGCACCTCAAATGCCTACAGTTCTTGGCCCGTGCTCTGATGGGCACAGGCTTTTCCACTTACACCCTGAAGACCATTGTGATGCACCTCCTGAACACCGTACCTGTGTCACGGTGGAGCAGCAGGCAATTCCTGCACCGGCTGGCAGACACCATGCAGGATCTGCTCTGCTCCGTTTTGGAGAAACATCTGGACCACTTCATTGTGGGCAATCAGCATCTTCCTGAGGTGATCAGGTTGCCCCTGAATATCCAAAACACTGACCCACCCAACCTGTTCCATCACCTGGCCCGGGATCCAGTTGCCTACAACCGGGTAGTCAGCAACTATGGTAAACTGGCAGATTGTATTGAAAGAATTCTGCTCTTTGGCCGCTGA